Genomic window ([Eubacterium] hominis):
CAGAAATACCAGTTTTTTCAACGATACCGGTTGGCATACCACGTCCATTATCGACAACACGAATGATGTTATCTTTTTCAATTGTGATTTCAATATCTGTCGCAAACCCTGCCAACGCCTCATCAATAGAGTTATCGACGATTTCCCATACAAGATGGTGAAGTCCTCGTTCACTGGTAGAACCAATATACATACCAGGTCTTTTACGGACTGCTTCCAATCCTTCCAATACCTGTATATCATCCGCGGTATAGGAATGGTCAACCTTGATATTTTCCATTTCTTCTATCTCTTTCAACTGATTCTCATCCATGCGCATTTCCTCCTTCACATCTTTGAATCGTACCATGATCAACATGATAGACACAGACATCTCTTTTACATTCAATATCCTTTAATTCCAGCTGATCTGTCGTTGTTATAAATATCTGCACGCTTTCCGGCAGAAAGGTTAGTAATTTCATTTTTCTTGTTTCATCAAGTTCTGAAAACACATCGTCCAGCAGCAATACCGGATATTCATGGATGATTTCTTCAATCATGTATACCATACCAATTTTCATTGCAAGCAGCACACTGCGTTTTTGTCCCTGTGAAGCATAACTATTGAGATCTTGATCATTCAGCTTAAAAATAAAATCTTCTTTATGTATCCCATGCGTCGTCTGTTTCATGAATTTATCTCTTTGAAGTGATTTTTGATATCGAAGCTTCAAACGTTTCTTTAATTCTTCTTCATTTTCATCAAATTCAACACAACTGATATATTCAATATCCAGCATAGTATCATCCTGTGTCAGCTTTTCATAAAAAGTCTGGCACTTCGCAAGCAGTTTTTTCAAGAAAAAAAACCGCTGTTTCATTACAATGACAGATGCATCAATCAATTGATCTGTCACTACTTCCAAGAATGTATCATCCACACTATCCTGTTTTAAATATGAATTTCGCTCTTTTAAGAGCTTTTGAGCCTTTGTAAGTGTAATCGTATACTTTTTACTTACCTTACTCAATTCCATATCCACAAAGCGTCTTCTAACCCTTGGAGAGGCATTAAACAGCATCATGTCATC
Coding sequences:
- the recF gene encoding DNA replication/repair protein RecF; this encodes MMLSQLNLYHYRNYDQVDISFSKGIQLLTGKNAQGKTNILEAILYLSTTRSHRTKDDQDLIRKGSDAFFMKGMILKENRKEDIRITVNEKGKNLFIYGNPINKVSDFIGEFNAVMFCPDDMMLFNASPRVRRRFVDMELSKVSKKYTITLTKAQKLLKERNSYLKQDSVDDTFLEVVTDQLIDASVIVMKQRFFFLKKLLAKCQTFYEKLTQDDTMLDIEYISCVEFDENEEELKKRLKLRYQKSLQRDKFMKQTTHGIHKEDFIFKLNDQDLNSYASQGQKRSVLLAMKIGMVYMIEEIIHEYPVLLLDDVFSELDETRKMKLLTFLPESVQIFITTTDQLELKDIECKRDVCVYHVDHGTIQRCEGGNAHG